A window of Hymenobacter aerilatus contains these coding sequences:
- a CDS encoding acyltransferase family protein — translation MKNYTLGKKPHYKILDGLRGVAAIIVVFFHLAEPLATGHLDNIVNHGYLAVDFFFLLSGFVLGYAYDDRWTTLTFGGFLRRRVERLQPLVILGMTLGALTFYFTDSTIWPHIHTVPVWKLLVVMLIGYTLLPLPLSMDIRGWEEMHPLNSVGWSLFFEYVANILYALGLRKLSNKALACFVAVAGAALVHLAVTSPNGDVAGGWTLNVEHMRIGLTRVLFPFFAGLLLSRVARFIPITNAFFWCSLLVAAILFMPRIGGAEHLWLNGLYESFCIIILFPLVIYMGASGVVHNQLENKICKFLGDLSYPLYMTHYVLVYFYVAWVSNHKGITLQQAWPYALLTFLGAVVLAYASLKLYDEPIRNWLRRKWRPREYPLSAASSAQPTH, via the coding sequence ATGAAAAATTATACGCTCGGTAAAAAACCACATTATAAAATACTAGATGGCCTTCGAGGCGTAGCAGCTATTATCGTTGTGTTCTTTCACCTCGCCGAACCACTTGCTACTGGCCACCTCGATAATATTGTAAATCACGGGTATCTGGCAGTTGATTTTTTCTTTCTTCTATCTGGCTTTGTACTTGGCTACGCCTACGATGACCGATGGACTACCTTAACCTTTGGCGGTTTTCTTCGCCGCCGAGTAGAACGGCTGCAGCCACTTGTCATTTTAGGCATGACGCTGGGTGCCCTTACTTTTTACTTTACCGATTCAACTATATGGCCGCACATCCATACCGTTCCGGTATGGAAACTACTCGTAGTTATGTTGATAGGCTATACCCTACTACCCCTTCCGCTTTCGATGGATATACGCGGCTGGGAAGAAATGCACCCGCTCAATAGTGTTGGCTGGTCGTTGTTTTTCGAATACGTAGCCAATATTCTTTACGCGCTAGGGCTAAGAAAATTATCGAATAAGGCCTTGGCTTGCTTTGTAGCAGTAGCCGGAGCAGCGCTTGTACACTTAGCTGTTACAAGTCCAAACGGTGACGTTGCCGGTGGCTGGACGCTCAATGTCGAACACATGCGTATCGGGCTGACACGGGTACTATTTCCGTTTTTCGCGGGGTTACTTTTATCACGAGTAGCACGGTTCATTCCTATCACAAATGCTTTTTTCTGGTGTAGCTTATTGGTTGCAGCTATTTTGTTTATGCCGAGAATAGGTGGTGCAGAACACCTTTGGCTGAATGGTTTATATGAATCTTTTTGCATTATTATTCTCTTTCCGCTGGTCATTTATATGGGCGCCAGTGGCGTGGTTCATAACCAGCTAGAAAATAAAATTTGCAAGTTCCTTGGTGATCTTTCCTACCCTTTATATATGACGCATTATGTGCTTGTATATTTTTATGTAGCCTGGGTGAGTAATCATAAAGGAATTACATTGCAACAAGCCTGGCCCTATGCTTTGCTCACGTTTTTGGGAGCCGTTGTACTGGCTTATGCAAGCTTGAAATTATACGATGAGCCAATTAGAAACTGGTTACGAAGAAAATGGAGGCCGAGAGAATACCCACTAAGCGCCGCGAGTTCAGCACAGCCCACCCACTAG
- a CDS encoding alpha/beta hydrolase: MRFSSFGSLLVALLGAYSAFGQRPTSNLSGQWNGNLRIPTGATLQLQMNVQDQGGRRTATLDIPTQNAQNIAVDRVETKGDSLLLTVSAIRARFAGQVAPDGRLLRGFWRQNNAKLPLTFQRTSTAAAPTAAGPSAKRGGKAGRPQEPQAPFSYQAEEVRFTNKSAGVTLAGTLTLPPGKGPFPAAVLLTGSGPQDRDEAVFGHKPFLVLADYLTQQGIAVLRFDDRGVGKSTGNATTTTLTDYTQDAEAAMAFLRSRPDINAKKVGLVGHSEGGTAGVRAASQAQPPAFLVLLGMAGVPGSEAVVQQALANARLKTKDPKILAGVEQRQRALIAISQRVADAQQAQQQMIAVLMPDISLPAEQMNQLRAAAAGQAAAMTTPAFRALLSDNPAQTLRTVKCPVLALGGAKDMQVISSTNLPAIEKSLKSSGNRDVTTRELPGLNHMFQTAPTGAISEYSQIEETFSPTAMQAISTWILSRTK, translated from the coding sequence ATGCGTTTTTCTTCTTTTGGTAGTCTACTGGTTGCCTTACTCGGCGCCTATTCGGCTTTTGGGCAGCGGCCCACGTCCAATCTTTCTGGCCAATGGAACGGCAATCTGCGCATCCCTACCGGGGCCACGCTGCAGTTGCAAATGAACGTGCAGGACCAGGGTGGCCGCCGCACGGCTACCCTCGATATTCCTACCCAGAACGCGCAGAACATTGCCGTAGACCGGGTAGAAACCAAAGGCGACAGCCTGCTCCTCACGGTGTCGGCCATCCGGGCGCGCTTTGCCGGGCAGGTAGCACCCGATGGGCGCCTGCTACGCGGTTTCTGGCGCCAGAACAACGCCAAGCTGCCCCTCACGTTTCAGCGTACTTCTACTGCTGCGGCTCCAACTGCTGCTGGCCCCTCCGCTAAGCGTGGAGGCAAAGCGGGTAGGCCACAGGAGCCGCAGGCACCGTTTTCGTATCAGGCCGAGGAAGTGCGCTTCACGAACAAAAGCGCTGGCGTTACATTGGCCGGCACGCTTACCCTGCCGCCCGGCAAAGGACCGTTTCCGGCGGCCGTGCTACTCACCGGCTCCGGCCCTCAAGACCGCGACGAAGCCGTGTTCGGCCACAAGCCTTTCCTCGTGCTGGCTGACTACCTTACCCAGCAAGGCATTGCCGTACTGCGCTTCGATGACCGGGGGGTAGGCAAATCGACCGGCAACGCCACCACCACTACCCTCACCGATTACACCCAGGATGCGGAGGCAGCCATGGCCTTTCTGCGCAGCCGGCCCGATATCAACGCCAAAAAAGTAGGCCTGGTTGGGCACAGCGAGGGCGGCACTGCCGGCGTGCGGGCGGCCAGCCAAGCCCAGCCACCAGCCTTTTTGGTGCTGTTGGGTATGGCCGGCGTACCGGGCAGCGAGGCAGTGGTACAGCAGGCTTTGGCCAATGCTCGCCTAAAAACCAAAGACCCCAAAATCCTAGCTGGCGTAGAGCAGCGCCAGCGTGCCCTCATTGCTATCAGTCAGCGCGTGGCCGATGCCCAGCAAGCACAGCAACAAATGATAGCCGTACTGATGCCTGATATTTCTCTACCCGCGGAGCAAATGAACCAGCTCCGCGCCGCCGCTGCCGGCCAAGCAGCCGCCATGACGACCCCCGCGTTCCGGGCCCTGCTGAGCGATAATCCTGCCCAGACGCTGCGCACCGTGAAATGCCCGGTGCTGGCCCTAGGCGGCGCCAAGGACATGCAGGTAATTTCCAGTACCAACCTCCCTGCTATTGAAAAAAGCCTCAAGAGCAGTGGCAACCGCGACGTAACCACGCGGGAACTGCCTGGCCTCAATCACATGTTCCAGACCGCCCCCACCGGTGCTATTTCCGAATACAGCCAGATTGAGGAAACCTTCTCGCCAACGGCTATGCAGGCCATTAGCACCTGGATTCTGTCCCGTACAAAGTAA
- a CDS encoding SGNH/GDSL hydrolase family protein, translating to MLSTRSRCLLLLLVVCLPVVAWAQTPRRAAPLNFGQWVGEIKDFARQDSLQKPPAAPIVFTGSSSVRKWETLKRDFADYPVLNRGFGGSRFPDAVHYFNQLVLQYKPKQVVLYEGDNDINAGNTVDEVYQAFLAFESRMRRDLPGVELVYLAIKPSPSRWNLYPQMQQANAKIKAYIDRHPQHLRFVDFGPAMLGKNGRPRPELYLADSLHMTPAGYAIWTKQLKPYLKK from the coding sequence ATGCTTTCCACCCGCTCCCGTTGTTTGTTGTTACTACTTGTCGTATGCTTGCCTGTTGTGGCGTGGGCGCAGACACCGCGCCGGGCTGCACCGCTCAACTTTGGGCAGTGGGTAGGCGAAATCAAGGACTTTGCCCGGCAGGATAGTCTGCAAAAGCCGCCTGCGGCACCCATCGTCTTCACTGGTAGCTCGTCGGTACGCAAATGGGAAACGCTGAAGCGTGATTTTGCTGACTACCCAGTGCTCAACCGGGGCTTCGGTGGGTCGCGCTTCCCAGATGCAGTACACTACTTCAATCAGCTCGTGCTACAGTACAAGCCCAAGCAGGTGGTACTGTATGAAGGCGACAATGACATCAACGCGGGCAATACAGTAGACGAAGTATACCAGGCCTTTCTGGCCTTTGAGAGCCGCATGCGCCGCGACCTGCCCGGTGTGGAGCTGGTGTATCTGGCCATCAAGCCGAGCCCGTCGCGCTGGAATCTCTACCCGCAGATGCAGCAGGCCAACGCCAAAATCAAAGCTTACATCGACCGCCACCCGCAGCACCTGCGCTTCGTGGATTTCGGCCCTGCCATGCTCGGCAAAAACGGCCGCCCACGCCCAGAGCTATACCTAGCTGATAGTCTGCACATGACGCCCGCTGGCTACGCCATCTGGACCAAGCAACTGAAACCCTACCTAAAAAAGTAG
- a CDS encoding class I SAM-dependent methyltransferase: protein MNSSNNPFPPNTFRRQDETPDANFYHFPRFVTHIDEGAIAAVTQLYREYLPAGGAVLDLMSSWISHLPEEVAYGRVVGLGMNEQELRANPRLSSYVVQDLNHAPTLPFVDNEFDGASICVSIDYLTQPVAVLRELARVLRREAPLVITFSNRCFPSKSIAAWHALDDRGHLQLVAQYLQASGGWHQVELLDRSPNGYQSDPLFAVVGRVAL from the coding sequence ATGAACTCTTCCAACAACCCCTTCCCACCCAACACCTTCCGCCGCCAGGACGAAACGCCGGACGCCAATTTCTACCACTTCCCGCGCTTCGTGACGCATATTGATGAGGGCGCCATTGCGGCCGTCACGCAGCTGTACCGCGAGTATCTGCCGGCCGGCGGCGCGGTGCTGGATTTGATGAGCAGCTGGATCAGCCACTTGCCTGAGGAGGTAGCGTATGGGCGCGTGGTAGGACTGGGCATGAACGAGCAGGAGTTGCGCGCCAACCCGCGCCTGAGCAGCTACGTGGTGCAGGACCTTAACCACGCCCCTACCCTCCCCTTCGTCGACAACGAGTTCGACGGTGCCAGCATCTGCGTGTCTATCGACTACCTCACGCAGCCCGTGGCAGTGCTGCGCGAACTGGCCCGCGTGCTACGCCGCGAAGCGCCGCTGGTTATTACGTTTTCCAACCGCTGCTTCCCCAGCAAATCCATTGCCGCCTGGCACGCCCTCGACGACCGTGGCCACCTGCAGCTGGTAGCGCAGTACCTCCAAGCCTCAGGCGGTTGGCACCAAGTAGAGCTGCTCGACCGCAGCCCCAATGGCTACCAGTCTGATCCGCTTTTTGCGGTGGTAGGGCGCGTGGCCCTTTGA